The Aulosira sp. FACHB-615 genome includes a window with the following:
- a CDS encoding diflavin flavoprotein — protein sequence MSTATITPSRPRDVQVAEIGQNTIILRSRTWDRLKFEVEYSRQKGTTANSYLIQADKKAVIDPPGESFTEIYIHELKQHLDLATLDYIILNHVNPNRRATLKVLLSHAPQATIICSRPAVNALKSTFPELESHIQAVRSEDTLDLGQGHLLSFVTVPTPRWADGLCTYDSASKILYTDKFFGAHICEDTFFDEDWKKLDAERRYYFECLHAPQAKQVEVALDKLATLGARYYAPAHGPVVRYSLSRFTYDYRQWCQGQKAQEFSVALLYASAYGNTAIVANAIAQGLIQNGINVESIDCELVDTAEITRIIEACDGFIIGSPTLGGHAPTQIQTALGIILSTATKTKLAGVFGSYGWSGEAIDLLESKLTDANYRLGFETIRVRFSPTAETLQQCKDAGATFAQTLKKTKKLRVPRQAVTEAQVDRTEQAVGRIIGSLCVVTTRDQNSHKGILTSWVSQATFNPPGIMIAISPEQNADLMRHPGDKFVLNILKEGRNVRRYFSRQSTSGDNPFANLSTQTATNGCLVLDDALAYLECTVQNQLECGDRWLIYAVVDKGEMLTNDGITAIEHRKSGSFY from the coding sequence ATGTCTACTGCTACTATCACACCCAGCCGTCCTAGAGATGTCCAGGTTGCTGAAATTGGACAAAATACAATTATTTTGCGATCGCGCACATGGGACAGACTAAAATTTGAGGTTGAATATTCCCGCCAAAAAGGCACTACAGCCAACTCTTATTTAATTCAAGCTGATAAAAAAGCTGTAATTGACCCGCCTGGTGAATCGTTTACCGAAATCTACATTCACGAGTTAAAACAACATCTAGATTTAGCAACCCTAGATTACATCATTCTCAACCACGTCAACCCCAACCGCCGCGCTACCCTGAAAGTATTGCTATCTCATGCACCACAAGCAACAATAATTTGTTCTCGTCCGGCGGTTAATGCTTTAAAATCCACCTTTCCCGAATTAGAGTCACACATTCAAGCAGTACGTTCAGAAGATACTTTAGATTTGGGACAAGGCCATTTGTTGTCATTCGTGACTGTACCGACTCCCCGTTGGGCAGATGGACTCTGTACTTATGATTCTGCAAGTAAAATTCTGTATACAGACAAATTTTTTGGCGCACATATCTGCGAAGACACCTTTTTTGACGAAGACTGGAAAAAATTAGACGCAGAACGCCGTTACTATTTTGAATGTCTTCATGCACCCCAAGCTAAACAAGTCGAAGTTGCTTTAGATAAATTGGCTACATTAGGTGCAAGATATTATGCACCAGCACATGGCCCGGTTGTGCGTTACAGTTTGAGTCGCTTTACTTATGATTACCGCCAATGGTGTCAAGGGCAGAAAGCTCAGGAATTTAGCGTCGCCTTATTATATGCTTCCGCCTATGGGAATACGGCAATTGTAGCGAATGCGATCGCTCAAGGATTAATTCAAAACGGCATTAATGTAGAATCAATTGACTGCGAACTAGTAGACACAGCCGAAATTACTCGCATTATCGAAGCCTGCGACGGCTTTATTATCGGTTCCCCCACTTTAGGCGGTCATGCACCCACCCAAATTCAAACAGCCTTGGGGATAATTTTATCAACAGCCACCAAAACAAAATTAGCAGGTGTCTTTGGTTCCTACGGTTGGAGTGGTGAAGCCATTGATTTATTAGAAAGCAAACTCACAGATGCAAATTATCGCTTAGGTTTTGAAACCATTAGAGTGCGCTTTAGTCCCACGGCTGAGACTCTGCAACAGTGTAAAGATGCAGGTGCTACTTTTGCTCAAACCTTGAAAAAAACCAAAAAACTGCGTGTTCCCCGCCAAGCCGTTACAGAAGCACAAGTAGACCGCACAGAACAAGCCGTCGGGAGAATAATTGGGTCTTTGTGCGTTGTAACAACTCGTGACCAAAACAGTCACAAAGGAATTTTAACTTCTTGGGTATCACAAGCCACCTTTAACCCACCCGGAATTATGATTGCCATTTCTCCAGAACAAAATGCTGACTTAATGCGTCATCCCGGTGATAAATTTGTGTTAAATATTCTCAAAGAAGGTAGAAATGTGCGCCGCTATTTTTCCCGCCAAAGCACTTCCGGCGATAACCCATTTGCGAATCTTTCTACCCAAACTGCTACTAATGGTTGTTTGGTTCTTGATGACGCATTAGCCTATTTAGAATGCACAGTCCAAAATCAACTCGAATGTGGCGATCGATGGCTGATTTATGCTGTTGTAGATAAAGGTGAAATGTTAACTAATGATGGCATAACCGCGATTGAACATCGCAAGTCTGGTAGTTTTTATTAA